A stretch of the Cucurbita pepo subsp. pepo cultivar mu-cu-16 chromosome LG16, ASM280686v2, whole genome shotgun sequence genome encodes the following:
- the LOC111777621 gene encoding outer envelope protein 61-like, with protein MMDPELMRLAQEQMSRMSPADFAKLQQQVMANPELVKMASDSMKNMRPDDLRYAAEQLKHTRPEDMAKIGEKMANASPEEIATMRTCADAQVNHEFNAAEMLKTQGNKLHNQGRFNDALEKYMLAKNNLKRISSSKGRTLLLACSLNLMSCYLNTKQYHDCIREGSEVLAYDSRNVKALYRRGQAYKELCQFQDAVSDLSKAHEISPDDETIADVLSDAKKILEQDGKNVSKGIVIEEIVEEDYPASTNISASRPQEVVDNSKTDDAYKKSINSERLQGMKDDPNAIRSFQRFVSNADPDTLAALSVGKPGEISPDMVATASNMISKMSPNELQEILKLASSFQEANPLKGDGLGLNLDSANMTPELLSSASRIMSNMPPEDLQRMFETASSLKRNDSASGNDNIPDSDTRSKSFEGEQSSISGSSTMNNTSSYGAFSNLGRSSSNSTIPTSSADMQEQVRNQMKNPAMQQMFTSMIKNMSPEAMASMSEQFGLKLSPEDAAKAQEAMSSFSPEDLDKMMRWADKIQRGVEGGKKAKSWLLGRPGMILAICMLILAVILHRLGVIGG; from the exons ATGATGGATCCGGAGCTGATGAGACTGGCTCAGGAACAGATGAGTCGCATGTCCCCAGCTGACTTCGCCAAACTCCAACAACAG GTGATGGCAAATCCAGAGTTAGTCAAGATGGCCTCAGATAGCATGAAGAACATGCGTCCTGATGACTTGAGATATGCTGCAGAGCAGTTGAAGCACACCCGTCCAGAGGATATGGCTAAAATTGGTGAGAAGATGGCTAACGCATCGCCTGAAGAGATTGCAACTATGCGTACCTGTGCTGATGCACAGGTCAACCATGAATTTAATGCTGCTGAAATGCTGAAGACGCAG GGGAACAAGCTTCACAATCAGGGAAGGTTCAATGATGCCTTGGAAAAATATATGCTC GCTAAGAATAACCTCAAGAGGATTTCATCTTCCAAAGGAAGAACACTTCTGTTGGCTTGCTCACTCAATTTGATGTCATGTTACTTGAATACAAAACAGTATCATGACTGCATAAGGGAGGGTTCTGAG GTTTTGGCATATGATTCAAGAAATGTGAAAGCACTTTACCGGAGAGGTCAAGCATATAAAGAATTATGTCAGTTTCAA GATGCTGTTTCTGATTTGAGCAAGGCACATGAAATTTCTCCTGATGATGAAACTATTGCAGATGTTTTATC GGATGCGAAGAAAATATTGGAACAAGATGGGAAGAATGTTTCAAAAG GAATTGTCATTGAAGAAATAGTTGAAGAAGACTACCCTGCATCTACAAATATTTCTGCCTCACGACCACAAGAAGTCGTTGACAATTCTAAAACTGATGATGCCTACAAGAAGAGTATAAACTCCGAGCGTTTGCAGGGGATGAAAGATGATCCAAATGCTATCAG atCATTTCAGAGATTTGTTTCAAATGCTGATCCCGATACTCTAGCTGCTTTGAGTGTTGGAAAACCTGGAGAGATATCTCCAGACATGGTTGCCACGGCCTCAAATATGATCAGCAAGATGTCTCCAAATGAGCTTCAAGAAATACTTAAATTGGCTTCTTCTTTCCAAGAGGCGAACCCCCTTAAGGGCGACGGTTTAGGTCTAAATTTAGATAGTGCAAACATGACTCCCGAGTTACTCAGTTCAGCAAGTCGTATAATGAGTAATATGCCACCTGAAGACCTACAAAGGATGTTTGAAACTGCATCGTCTTTGAAGAGGAATGACTCTGCTTCTGGAAATGACAATATACCAGATTCTGATACTCGATCAAAATCTTTCGAGGGTGAACAATCCAGTATCAGTGGAAGTAGTACTATGAACAACACTAGTTCTTATGGAGCGTTTTCAAATTTAGGAAGAAGTTCTTCTAACTCAACTATTCCAACGTCTTCTGCTGATATGCAAGAACAAGTGagaaatcaaatgaaaaatccAGCCATGCAGCAG ATGTTCACATCAATGATTAAGAATATGAGTCCAGAGGCGATGGCAAGTATGAGCGAACAATTCGGTCTGAAGCTTTCGCCTGAGGATGCAGCAAAAGCTCAGGAAGCTATGTCATCTTTCTCACCCGAGGATTTGGATAAAATG ATGCGTTGGGCAGATAAGATTCAAAGAGGCGTTGAAGGTGGAAAGAAGGCAAAGAGTTGGTTACTGGGACGTCCTGGTATGATTTTGGCAATATGCATGCTGATACTGGCAGTAATTCTTCATCGGTTAGGAGTTATAGGCGGTTGA
- the LOC111777213 gene encoding uncharacterized protein LOC111777213, whose amino-acid sequence MNQNVLLRSPPETRQQPLLTDKSPNRLKEKPRFAEVAGGTAAECAAICCCFPCSMMNLLILTVYKVPVGLCKKAWNKRGKRRHITKRNKAAAAGGATVGKEGPKHDGEKEDWGESLPSSYLSSEDVELEKEMWDQFYGTGFWRTPSQRET is encoded by the coding sequence ATGAATCAGAACGTCCTCCTCCGATCCCCGCCAGAGACTCGCCAGCAACCACTACTGACAGACAAGTCGCCCAACAGACTTAAGGAAAAGCCGCGGTTCGCGGAGGTGGCCGGCGGAACGGCCGCGGAGTGCGCGGCAATATGCTGTTGCTTTCCATGCAGCATGATGAACCTTCTGATATTGACCGTCTACAAGGTTCCAGTGGGGCTCTGCAAAAAGGCGTGGAATAAGAGGGGAAAACGACGTCACATCACGAAGAGAAAcaaggcggcggcggcgggcGGTGCAACTGTAGGTAAGGAGGGGCCGAAACATGATGGTGAAAAGGAGGATTGGGGAGAATCGCTTCCGTCGTCGTATTTGTCATCGGAGGATGTGGAATTGGAGAAGGAGATGTGGGACCAATTTTATGGTACTGGCTTCTGGAGGACACCTTCTCAGAGAGAAACCTAA